From the genome of Bombus vancouverensis nearcticus chromosome 4, iyBomVanc1_principal, whole genome shotgun sequence:
taatattgatcAGTTGCAAGcatgtattttatttctttttttttttttgttttgtaatatatatatatgtatatatacatatatgtatatattatgcgAAATTTGATGAAAAGTCTTACGCAACATTAGTAATTAAAATTCAGTCTTACAGAAAGAGAATACACGTTGCTAAACCAAAGCTTTTTAACCTAGAGTCGttgttaaattgaaaattttttacaatttgtcatGGTATCGGgtttgaaatgaaaaaaaatatatatatataatatatatatattatattacgatatatgcgTCATCGCATTTCGATATGCAGTTTAGATTTACATTAGGAATATTGTAATTATTCATCTCTGTGCGTTGTTCGAAATTTCAAGATATCATTAAAAAACAACGCGAAGCTCTTAACAATTAATCATAATATATGAACaataacacgtataataatacgAAGCAGGCTTTTTGTACTGCAGATTTATTTTGAGCTTTTGTAAAATGGAACATCTCCATCGTGTTATGTATAGAAATAAGATGCACAGTGTTTTTCTAACATAAATTTACCGCACCTTTCTCATTCGTCTTTCCTTCCTTTTGTTCAATTATCGTCAAAGACGGAACACGTTGACATTTGACTAGATTACAAAATTTTACATGACAAGATTGAATCCGTAGGCCTTGTTGGCAGACCGAGGGTGAtcttaaaatttgtttaaaaaacacTGTCATTTGAAAGGTACTTCCCGATAACGAGAGCTCTTGCCATCGAACGCAACCTTTCTCATTCATTGTAACGAATAAATCCGACTTTCTGTCGCTATCTCTATATCTTTGTTTAATAATCTTTAAACCTCGAAAGGTTTATTCGCGCCCGCCTTAACGGCTTTCGATTTTTTCACGACTGGAACTGCAGGCTTTTTCTTCACGCCATGAAGAACGTGGGTCAGTCCTTTCTTAGTCTCGAGACTCTTGTAAGCGCTGTACACGACGAGCCACACGTAAGAATTACTGATTGCGACGAGCAGAACGATTATGCCTGGAAAAGAAACAACTTTCGATAACGATATAAATCAGAAATTTCCGAAATGGTAGAAATTTTTGGTCGACGATAGATATGTCATGAATATACTAAATTGGTGCATATGAAATTTCGTCTTTCAAAAGTTTCATATTAACAAGTGAACGCATGTCTTAAAGTCTataggaaataataaaataaaattttgccgTATCGCTCATACATAATTCTTATACATCCAATCTTGCACTTATGGATTATTTCGTTATCATTTCGTTAGATATTTAAATGAATTATTCCAGAATAAAGAAAGTATAAAAGTAGCATTGGAATAATTTTATAACCTAAAGTTGACAGTTCATACGAACACAGAATATTGAGATCAGGTAATTGGTAGAaagattatatacatacaattaCGTAGAAGTTATTTGAAGGTTTCATACGCACCGATATAACAATTTAGTATTTGTTATAATAATTtgctcgtttcgttcgtttatcAACTTACGTTCACAAATATCAGCATTGCCTCCGAGCGTAGCAATAAACGGGCAGCCTTGTTCTACCACGAACACAGAAATTGTCAACGCCGATATTATCGTCATCATGACCACCAACCAGGGCGCCATGAAGTGGCGATTGTTCTACGGAAAGAAACAACTTGTCTTACCACGAAATTATTCTCGAGAATGACTACGTAAACTGTAATTACCGCCAGCACACCGTACAACAGCAGGATAGTGGAAATAAAATGTATCACTGTGATCACCAGACCGCAATATATCGAGTACACCGTTTCTAAACACGTGTAAAAGATTTTGAAAATTGATGTATAATGAGCGAATAGCAGAGATAAACAGTTAAATGAATGCGAAagtattacaatataaaatatttgtaagatTATATTGTAAGCACCAGTTGCATTATGGTGCGCCATATCCATTTTCTTAGTATTTAGATGATTAGACGATATATCTTCTAAGGCTTCTCTCTCGAGAGCATCCTCTGTGTCCCTTACTACCATTTCTTGAATTCCCATTGTGTGTACTAGTGCCAGCACGAAGAATGTCATATTGAATCCTGATATAAGCTGTGTTAAAAAATgaagtaatttaatataatttaatgcaTGCTAATTTCTTATGTGTTTCTTACACAGTGGTAATAATTAAACGATAGATCATATTTACCAACTGAAATACTGCTATTAACACTGTACCCTCTTCCAGGTTAAAATAATGCACGAAATTCTTTAACAGTCCCACCTTCATTTTGCctattctttttaataaaacgcTGTACGATTATTATTCCTGAAAAcatatagaaataataaaaatttacatcCAACGATTGAAGCGATTCCTGTGATAAAGAGACAGTTCCACTTTCCACAAATTTGGGAACATTCAAAGAAATCAGCACACAATCAATTAGAACCAAATCATTATTTGGAACGTGCCATCAATTCAGTGTCAACTAACATTCGTAGTAATAAATTTGTGTACTTTTGATTGTGAAATCTAtacctttcttttctcttccaaTAAATGCAATTTAAATATTGGAGCTGCCTTCTATCGCTGAAAATCTTTCAATCTTTATCAGATCCAAGCATCAATGAAGGAAAACAACAATAGAAACATCGTTCAAAATTTGTATACCGATTTGTGTACCGTGTGATGAAGAATTCACACCAGAGTCTCCAATTATCAAGCGCAGCATCAAATATATCGACTAtcatacaaaatacaaaagttCGCTGTAATGATCGCAGCAGTCCTTTGAattaatattctaaataaaaaatCGCAACCCCCGGAGGTTACAAACAAGGTCACTATTATGTACCGTGGTGTACATACAACGATAacaataatacaaaaataaagaagaaacagaaaaagGAAGTGTGAGGCTCGATGGAGAATGCAGTCGCGCTCCAGGTTGAAGATTCGTCGCTTTCGAATGGAAAGCGAGTGACGCGATATGTCGTTACTCACCTCGCGGAAAAAGGAGCACGGAATATCACTGGAACGTAGTTCACAATGAGAATCAATAACTTTCACTGTCTCTCGCTTGGACGAAAGCGAAAGATGCGATTGTCAAATGAAATGGAATCACACGAAGAATAGAGAACTTGCCATGAAAATATGTTGCTCCAGTTTTGGTAGCCTCTTTAAGAGGCTATCGAGAGCGAACGATAATTCAGAGGGATGACCGTTTGTCTGCGTTCGACGCACAAAGCGCGAGTTTACCTCGTCCAAGGGATTGAAACGTAACCCCTAGCGGTAGATTAAACGACATGCGCACCACACACCGATCCTCTGCCGCATCCTTCAAGATGCATCCGTTCTCAATTGATCATTGATTGCTAGTTCCGCAAAATGATTAATTCTCGACCCGATAGATCTGAGTTATTCGAAAGCTTGTTTTCAGTTTTATTGATCCGCGATTAAGATTGAAAGTGTTTTAAATGGGGTGTGGTTTATCAGGGTTTGTGGTATGGTTTATTATTGATTTACTGATTATGTGGGTGTTCTGTGCAAAgagatattaatatatacatatatattgcgCTTCATACAAAACAGATAAATTGATGTTAAATGTGGAGGATGTTTATTTTTTACCCAAATACAATTAGTTGGACATCTGTATTTTAttctatacatttatatatattatgttatattatataatttatattttatttcatctatattttataaggaatttgtttattatttagtcGGTTTTCCTTAAAATAGATTATTAAACCGATATTTTGAAACAAtcgtattttaacaaattattatgCCTTACAACGTATTGTGCCTTAACTTTTGTTTTATCGCGTATAGTATTTTAACTTCGATAAATCTCTTTGCATACGGTACAATTCCTATTATCGAAAGGTAGTATGATTGTTTTAAAATATCCATAaatgcttcaatttcgttgaaATCGTTTATATTCCATTACTACGTTGAAACGAATGCCATATGATTGTTTTATTGTCAACGTGTATCGTGGAAGTTTGAATCACAGTTCAAAAGTTGGTTCGATCGAGATTGAATCATTTTCAAAGTAGTCATAGAAACGCGACACGGACGCGGCCCTCCATACTCGTATCGTGGTTGTCTTTTGAACGTAACACGAATTGTGACAGTTCGTTCGTAGCTTTTAAACTATGATAACGTGCTGATAGCCTCGATATACGATCTTTCCAGGAGGTTAAAAAATGGATCAGAAATATCAGAGAGTGGAGATGGGGGTGGGTGCGTTTCATCACCCACCGAGAGCAAAATACAGCGAGGAGACGAAGAATTTGATCAAACGTAAGCAAATTCACCGAAAACTTAATCAAACGGTTTTTAAATTCCTTActtgaaataatttttgtatttcatttttcttgtATTTATATCGAATTAGGAATACGATAGTGTTGCAACAAACAGGAACCCATTAAACattttcttattgtttaatagAATCATTAATGTCTTCGCAAGAACATATTAATAGGTTTAATTTTTCTCTTATAAAGTACTTAATATTGATTTACGTTATTTTTCTTGTCGAAATGAACATTTTGACAAATCTGTGATCTTAGTTCTAATGGAAGAATCCAAAGTGAGTATGATGAAAAGAAAATCTATTCAAGAAGCGATTAACAAAGGTGAATCCTTGCCAGCTGCTGTGGAAAGATCGGAAACAGGATCGAATAAGCATAATTTAGGATATCAGGTAGAATTAATAAGTTCAGATTAACGGGCaacaagaaaatgaaattaataaaatctatcTATGTAGGTTTTAATGCCTACCGTTTGGAAAAAACGATCGCAAGATACGATTATTAAAAGCGGCGCGTATGAGAGGGAACAATATAGAAGAACATCTCCTTTACGTAAGTTTATATCGGTCTTTTACATAATGATTGGActgtacaaatatttattataataataaaatacttatttGCATCAAATAAGATTAGAAGTTAATAGCTTCCTGATTTGAGACCAAGTTTTGTAATAGATTTTTATCTAAATTTACGTGTATTTATATTCTCATTATTAACATTCAGGTAATACAGAAAAGCAAAAGCGTCATTTAGCATGCATGATGGCGTATGGAAAGGACATGCCAGAAACTCCTCGTGGTCCAAGGATTCTTCATAAAGCGAGACGAGAACCACGCTTTCCTGATACCAGTGATCCTATCGATGATTGTATATAACTAAAATAAATAGCTATATTATGTTCTTGTTCTAATATactttctcttatttttttagTGGTTCGTGGAATTCAAGAAAGAATGGAGTTTTTAAGCGACATGGAATGTCTTGGAATGGGGAAAAAATATCGTCTTACAATACAACAAGAAATAGCGCATAAATTACGATTGATCGAATCTGTAGACAAGCAGAGATCGAAGGAAATTCGAAAAGAGATCAGAGAACTTGAAAGACCATTGCCAAAACCATTTCCTTTAGGACAGCTAGATgacaattaataatttttataattcacGGCCTTTTATACTTAaccaatttatattttttataaagttTACAGAACATATATTATAAAGTATTTTAGATAAACCAAGCGATAggtataataaaataacaaaacgtcaatatatacaatatattattcTACTTATATAAAACTGTCAGAGGACAAGCAATTCGTATAACTAGAATTCACATTTTTTGTTCATATAATGGACAGTATGTTCATATAATTAGACACTAACTAAAATTTCACTTAAATAAATGGAGTTTTACGATGTTTTTACACAAGTTTTTCatatttcgataatttacaatttcaattgatacgtatatacgtacatattcgATACACAGAATATTTATATACGACGATGTAATAATAATGgcataataaatacaatttatgcATATAACAcataacatttatatataatagatttttaatattatataatattaaataattctttgGAACGCAAAACTTCAGAGTTACGAATTTGCCGCGCTCGAATCGTACACAATGGCTAGTGTAAGTAGGACGTGTGAGAGGGCGCATGCGCGGCGGGAGAAATAAGAACGGTCCTGCCGGAGAAATCGCGGTAGCTCGTCAGTTTTGCGCCACACGGCAATGGCGTATGTTGTTGGTGTTTTTGTGTTGTCGTTGGTATCTTGCCGACAGGTCATATTGTCATTCCATCAAAATAAGCAACGCGAGTGCTCATAAAACATCGTACGAAAAATAATCCGTGGAACGTGACTGTATTTTCGAAAAGCCGCGGCGCAACCATCTCGCAGGATCCCGGATGATCTACAAGTGATCCAATATGGCGTCGACCGATCTGTCGTTCGGTAAATGATAAACCCGTGTACCGTACGCACCTTTGACAAGGTCTTCCCGAGGTCGTCCGGTTTTTAAGATCAACGTGTATCCCTTTTAACGTTGTCGAGCGTCACTAActccatctttctttctcttcccttcTTTCCTTCTCTTAATAGCATCATATTTGCGCGTTGTGCTT
Proteins encoded in this window:
- the LOC117166647 gene encoding uncharacterized protein LOC117166647 isoform X2, which translates into the protein MKVGLLKNFVHYFNLEEGTVLIAVFQLLISGFNMTFFVLALVHTMGIQEMVVRDTEDALEREALEDISSNHLNTKKMDMAHHNATETVYSIYCGLVITVIHFISTILLLYGVLANNRHFMAPWLVVMMTIISALTISVFVVEQGCPFIATLGGNADICERIIVLLVAISNSYVWLVVYSAYKSLETKKGLTHVLHGVKKKPAVPVVKKSKAVKAGANKPFEV
- the LOC117166647 gene encoding uncharacterized protein LOC117166647 isoform X1; translation: MKVGLLKNFVHYFNLEEGTVLIAVFQLLISGFNMTFFVLALVHTMGIQEMVVRDTEDALEREALEDISSNHLNTKKMDMAHHNATGAYNIILQIFYIVILSHSFNCLSLLFAHYTSIFKIFYTCLETVYSIYCGLVITVIHFISTILLLYGVLANNRHFMAPWLVVMMTIISALTISVFVVEQGCPFIATLGGNADICERIIVLLVAISNSYVWLVVYSAYKSLETKKGLTHVLHGVKKKPAVPVVKKSKAVKAGANKPFEV
- the LOC117166645 gene encoding UPF0193 protein EVG1 homolog, whose protein sequence is MDQKYQRVEMGVGAFHHPPRAKYSEETKNLIKLLMEESKVSMMKRKSIQEAINKGESLPAAVERSETGSNKHNLGYQVLMPTVWKKRSQDTIIKSGAYEREQYRRTSPLRNTEKQKRHLACMMAYGKDMPETPRGPRILHKARREPRFPDTSDPIDDLVRGIQERMEFLSDMECLGMGKKYRLTIQQEIAHKLRLIESVDKQRSKEIRKEIRELERPLPKPFPLGQLDDN